GTCTTAGATGAAGGCGCCACGATAGATCTAAATAAAGGGCCTTTTGTATGAGTTTGGCATAGTTTCTTAGTTCTTTGTCCaaagtgtatttcaaatacataacCAGGAGGAAATCTTTAAGAACAGTCTAGAGTAGAGCTTGTCACTTTCTCTGTTCGATACGATCTGTTCCTCACTCTCCTCAGGCAAGGCAAGTACTTCCCAGCGGTAGCACGAAAGTCTCTGCGGAGAAAGATGTAAAACACAGGATCCAGCAAACTGTTAAGGCTCAGAAGGCCTCGTCCTAACTGATAGGGCATAAACATAGCCTTTTCCCAAACACACGGACTGTTGTGTATCAGCAGTCCGACGTACTTCAAACAGCCGATGAAATGATAGGGTCCCAGCACCGTGACAAATACGGCCACCAGAAGAGTGAGCAGACCCCTGATACTTCTCTTCTCCTCGGATAAAAGCGAGTTGATTGCCATCAGCGAGCGGACAGTCTCTCTATGGAGACCAACAATGAAGCTCAGGGGAATGATGAAGGACAAAAGCAGAGTAATTAGCCTGTAGGTGATAAAACTGCCCTCTGAGGGATACTTCTCGATACAAAGAGTGTAATTTTCCTGCTTGGGAAAGAGTTTGTTTAACGCAATGGCAGGTGGCACCGCAATTAGAATCCAAATGCTGAGTGCTATCCAGCGAGCAAACTTCAAGTTACGGAGATACTTGAAACTGAGAGGTCTAGCGATGGCCAGGTGACGTTCTAGAGCAATGATACACATGAAGAAGATGCCTGAATAAATgctaatgtaaaaaaacaaacccaTGAACTGACAGCTCTGGGGTCCGAAGCGCCAAATGTGTCCATTGGCATAGTAATCTATCCATAAAGGCAAAGTCAGAAGTTGAATCAGGTCTGCGATCAGAAGGTTGATGACGTAAACTGGAAGAACGTTCTCCGACTGGATGAGTTTGTAGAGCCCAAAGAGTGCCAGCAGATTTAAAGGGGTGCCGATGATGAAGAAGATTCCATACAGGACGGGAAGGAAGATGCCATCTTGACTGAAATCAATTCCACAAGCATTTCCCAGAGTCACAGGAACGCTCAGGCTGGTGAGGGCACTAACATTGAAGTGGTTCTTCATCTTGTGCCTATATGAGTGTTCTTGTGTTCTTTATATGGATTTGAATCCTATTCGCAAAACAAAACTAGTGCCATTAGCAACATTTTATGTAAGTTTCATTTATAAATGAAGCACTGACTAAATATATGCAACCTTATACACAGGAAATAAAACTTTTCAGAACAAGTATTTCAAAACACTAGGAATTTGCTAAGAATGaattgcaacattttatttcCCAGTTCTCATTTGGAATCATTCAAATCAGGTAAAGCACAAATATGCTtcacaaaatttacatttatgcatttgacagatgCTTTTACCTAACCATTCAAGCTGTTTATTTTTGCACCAGTATGCGTGTTTCCTTTTTATCAGTCCCATAAGATCAAATGTGTTTATTAGTGTGATTTAattcaacgtgatctcatgagaatacgtatTTTGTGATGCAAGACTATTTTAGCACATTTAGTGCCTAGATAAACTACATTGCACTTGGTAAATAAATAACCTAATTCCAAaagataaatatgaataaatctgaaatatataCTTACCTAATATGTTCTGATAAGAAACGTGAATTTTTCATTAAGTAACTGTTGAACTGTTGTCCTACAGGAACATGACCTCATATGATGCAGGGAAaacataaaaagcataaaaataagcaCATTTCAGTGTACATAAGCTCAGCGCATGACTAACATCAACTAACTTACCAGAAGAAATGTGTCAGGAGGATATGACTTTACATCCTGGATGGCTTAGCCAACATTTAACCAACATCCTgaccttttgttttttttggctatgtcGTGTTTGCCAGTAAATAAGAACTGTTGTTCTAGATACTAGACaaccaataaaaaaagaacaacaaaaccaAATATGAGCCATATACTGTATgcaggcaaaaaaaataaatgaatttagaaatgaaataattacaaaaatattttaggacataaaaatgctgtttagttttcattttacattgacTAATGCAATGGTCACCTTGGACATTTCTGACACA
Above is a genomic segment from Carassius carassius chromosome 30, fCarCar2.1, whole genome shotgun sequence containing:
- the LOC132111102 gene encoding G-protein coupled receptor 4-like, giving the protein MKNHFNVSALTSLSVPVTLGNACGIDFSQDGIFLPVLYGIFFIIGTPLNLLALFGLYKLIQSENVLPVYVINLLIADLIQLLTLPLWIDYYANGHIWRFGPQSCQFMGLFFYISIYSGIFFMCIIALERHLAIARPLSFKYLRNLKFARWIALSIWILIAVPPAIALNKLFPKQENYTLCIEKYPSEGSFITYRLITLLLSFIIPLSFIVGLHRETVRSLMAINSLLSEEKRSIRGLLTLLVAVFVTVLGPYHFIGCLKYVGLLIHNSPCVWEKAMFMPYQLGRGLLSLNSLLDPVFYIFLRRDFRATAGKYLPCLRRVRNRSYRTEKVTSSTLDCS